The Herpetosiphonaceae bacterium region TGACCGGGCGGGAGAGTCTGACCTATTTTACAAACTTGCGCGGCGGCGGCGACTGGCGGTATATCAACGTGCTGGCTGAGCGGCTTGACCTCGATCTGACGCGGCGGATTCGGACGCTTTCCAAAGGCAACAAGCAGAAGCTTGGGCTGGTCCAGGCGTTTATGCATCGGCCTGAGCTGCTGATTCTGGACGAGCCGACCAGCGGCCTCGACCCGCTGGTGCAGCAGGAGTTCCAGCGCATGGTTGCAGAGGCCAGGGACGCAGGCTGTACGGTGTTCTTGTCGTCGCATGTGCTGGCCGAGGTCGAGAGCATGGCCGATCGGGTGGGGATCATCCGAGAAGGGCAGCTTGTGGCGGTCGAAGAGGTGCGCGCGCTCAAGGCGAAAGCGCTGCGTCGGCTTGAGATCCGCTTTGCGCAGCCGGTGCCGCAGGAAGCGTTTAATGGCCTCTCCGGGGTGCAGGATGTGATCGTGGCGGATAGCGTGGTGTGGTGTACGCTTCACGGCACCGTCGATGCGCTGATCAAAACGGCGGCGCGCTTCGAGGTGATCGATATTGTCAACCACCAGCCCGACCTCGAAACGATCTTCTTGGGCTATTATCGTGAGGACGACCATCATGCTGCGTAGTGTGTTCGCCAAGAGCTTATACGATCAGCGGCGCTCCTTGATCGGCTGGGCGCTCGGTCTGGTCGTGATGATCCTGATCGTCATGGCCGCGTATCCGGCGGTTCGGGATAATCCGGCGATTGGGCAGGTGCTCGAAGAGCTACCCCAGGCGATCGTCGTGCTGATCGGCGATCTCGATATTGTGTCGGCTGCGGGCTACCTGAATAGCCGCCTGTTTACGATGATCCTGCCGCTGATGTTCCTGATCTACGGGATCGGCAGGGGCGCGCAGGCGATTGCGGGCGAGGAAGAGCGCAAAACGCTCGACCTGCTGCTGGCGTATCCGCTCGATCGCAAGCGGGTGGTCGCCGAAAAGTTCCTGGCGCTGTGTACGCTGCTCGTAGCGCTGGGCATGGTGGCCTGGCTGGCGCAGCTTGTCGGCGTGGCGCTCGTCGATATGCCGATCTCCGCCGGGCGGCTGGCGGGGGCGACTTTCAACGCGGTGCTGCTGGGGCTACTGTTTGGCGCGCTGGCGCTGGCGCTCGGCTGCGCCACAGGACGGCGCGGCCTCAGCGTCGGGGTGAGCACCGCGCTCGGCATCGCCGGATTTTTCATCCACGGCCTCGCGCCGCTGGTCGAGCAGCTCGAATTCGCGCAGAAGCTATCGCCCTTCTACTACTACATCGGCAACGATCCGCTGCGCAATGGTCTTGACCCGCTCCATGTCGGCGTGCTGTCGGGAACGACCTTCATGCTGCTGCTGCTGGCGCTGATCAGCTTTAGCCGCCGTGACGTAGCGGTGTAGGGCGGAAACCGGCACGGCATCAGGGCGGTGTAGGGCGGAGCACCGGCACGTCATCAGGCGGGAGCGCCCTGGTGAGGATCGCGGCGTCGGCGATCTGCGGGGCGCTTACAACCAAACGGTATGGCCGCCGTGCTCTTCCAGTAGATGCTGCATCGCCTGGATCTCCGAGCGCAGGGCGGCTATGTCGTCGGGGCAGCAGAAGCGATCACCATGTCGCAATTGCTGCTTGACAAACGCAAGCTCGGTCAGCAGATGATGGAAGCGACGTATCCGGCGATAGGCCAGCCAGCCGCGCGTCAGCAGCAGGCGCAGCTCGGCGCGCGAGCGAAGCGGCGGATTCAGCACGCGCTCGAACTGCGCTACGCTGATCACATTGAGCGCGACCTCTTCGTCCAGCTCGGAGTTTAGCCAGTGCAGCTCGTGGCGCTGCGACAGCACGATCGTCGCCAGGACGATCAGCACGCCGCCGCTGTTCACGATCCAGGCCAGGCACATGCCCAGGAAGCCGATCTGCGTGGACGAGTTATGCATGGCGTGGAGCATCACGGCCAGCCAGAGCGCGATCGGAACCGCCACGTAGCCTGCCCAGCGCCGCC contains the following coding sequences:
- a CDS encoding ABC transporter ATP-binding protein, which gives rise to MRESIRTENITKMYGQKRGVLDLNLAVRPGEVFGFLGPNGAGKTTTIRLLLDLIRPTRGQAQVLGLDVHGHSREIRRRVGYVPGDLALYENLTGRESLTYFTNLRGGGDWRYINVLAERLDLDLTRRIRTLSKGNKQKLGLVQAFMHRPELLILDEPTSGLDPLVQQEFQRMVAEARDAGCTVFLSSHVLAEVESMADRVGIIREGQLVAVEEVRALKAKALRRLEIRFAQPVPQEAFNGLSGVQDVIVADSVVWCTLHGTVDALIKTAARFEVIDIVNHQPDLETIFLGYYREDDHHAA
- a CDS encoding ABC transporter permease subunit; this translates as MLRSVFAKSLYDQRRSLIGWALGLVVMILIVMAAYPAVRDNPAIGQVLEELPQAIVVLIGDLDIVSAAGYLNSRLFTMILPLMFLIYGIGRGAQAIAGEEERKTLDLLLAYPLDRKRVVAEKFLALCTLLVALGMVAWLAQLVGVALVDMPISAGRLAGATFNAVLLGLLFGALALALGCATGRRGLSVGVSTALGIAGFFIHGLAPLVEQLEFAQKLSPFYYYIGNDPLRNGLDPLHVGVLSGTTFMLLLLALISFSRRDVAV